From one Neovison vison isolate M4711 chromosome 1, ASM_NN_V1, whole genome shotgun sequence genomic stretch:
- the DAXX gene encoding death domain-associated protein 6 isoform X2 — MRGSEISSEGRLERPFLSIIVLDDDDEDEAAAQPGPSHPPPNPASPGAEAPGSSQPHGAGGSSSSGGKKCYKLENEKLFEEFLELCKTQTADHPEVVPFLYSRQQRAHSLFLASAEFCNILSRVLSRAQSRPAKLYVYINELCTVLKAHSAKKKLNLAPAATTSSEPSGNNPPTDPSSDPTHAETTASEAPRTRGSRRQIQRLEQLLALYVAEIRRLQEKELDLSELDDPDSTYLQEARLKRKLIRLFGRLCELKDCSSLTGRVIEQRIPYRGTRYPEVNRRIERLINKPGPDTFPDYGDVLRAVEKAAARHSLGLPRQQLQLMAQDAFRDVGIRLQERRHLDLIYNFGCHLTDDYRPGIDPALSDPALARRLRENRSLAMSRLDEVISKYAMMQDKSEEGERQKRRARLPQATSSHTADPPKASLDSGEGPSGMASQECPTTSKPESDDEEDEESDEEEEEEEEEEEEEEEEEATDSEEEEDLEQMQEGQGDDEEEEEEEEEAGQNGDKSPMSPPQMSTEKNLEPSRGISRSAGEQQNKGLIVSPSSLSEEPLAPSSIDAESNGEPLEELPLEEESPVSQLFELEIEALPVDTTPSPEERDISSSRKQSEDPLTTVLENGAAMVTSTSFNGGVSPHTWGDSCPPCKKSRKEKQIGAGPLGNSYVERQRAVHEKNGKKIPTLSSPPSPLTSMAPVADSSTRVDSPSHGLVTSSLCSPSPARLSQTPYSLPSRPGTYKMSVATQCDPEEIIVLSDSD; from the exons ATGCGAGGTTCTGAGATCAGCAGCGAGGGTCGCCTCGAGAGACCGTTTCTGAG CATCATCGTGCTGGATGATGATGACGAAGATGAAGCAGCTGCTCAGCCAgggccctcccacccaccccccaatccGGCCTCACCCGGGGCAGAAGCCCCTGGCTCCTCCCAGCCCCATGGGGCTGGAGGAAGCAGTAGTTCTGGCGGCAAGAAATGCTACAAGTTGGAGAATGAGAAGCTGTTTGAAGAG TTCCTTGAACTGTGTAAGACGCAGACAGCAGACCACCCTGAGGTGGTCCCATTCCTCTATAGCCGGCAGCAGCGTGCCCACTCTCTGTTTTTGGCCTCGGCGGAGTTCTGCAACATCCTCTCTCGGGTCCTCTCTCGGGCCCAGAGTCGGCCAGCTAAGCTCTATGTCTACATTAATGAGCTCTGCACTGTTCTCAAGGCCCATTCAGCCAAGAAGAAGCTGAACCTGGCCCCTGCTGCCACCACCTCTAGTGAACCCTCTGGGAATAACCCTCCCACAGACCCCTCCTCGGACCCCACACATGCCGAGACCACTGCCTCTGAGGCCCCAAGGACCCGTGGTTCCCGGCGGCAGATCCAGCGCTTGGAGCAGCTGCTAGCGCTCTATGTGGCAGAGATCCGGCGGCTGCAGGAAAAGGAGTTGGATCTCTCAGAATTGGACGACCCCGACTCCACGTACCTGCAGGAAGCGAGGTTGAAGCGTAAGCTGATCCGCCTCTTCGGACGGCTGTGTGAGCTCAAAGACTGCTCTTCCCTGACCGGCCGTGTCATAGAGCAGCGCATCCCCTACCGCGGCACCCGCTACCCAGAGGTCAACAGGCGCATTGAGAGGCTCATCAACAAGCCGGGGCCAGATACCTTCCCTGACTATGGAGATGTGCTGCGGGCCGTGGAGAAGGCAGCTGCTCGGCACAGCCTTGGTCTCCCCCGACAGCAGCTCCAGCTCATGGCTCAGGATGCCTTCAGAGATGTGGGCATCAGGTTACAGGAGCGACGCCACCTTGATCTCATCTATAACTTTGGCTGTCACCTCACAGATGACTATAGGCCAG GCATTGACCCGGCACTGTCGGATCCTGCCTTAGCCCGGCGCCTGCGAGAAAACCGGAGCTTGGCTATGAGCCGGCTGGATGAGGTCATCTCCAAATATGCAATGATGCAAGACAAGAGTGAGGAGggtgagagacagaagagaagagcTCGGCTTCCTCAAGCTACCTCTTCCCACACTGCAGACCCCCCCAAAGCCTCCCTGGATTCTGGTGAG GGCCCTAGTGGAATGGCATCCCAGGAGTGCCCTACCACCTCCAAGCCTGAGAGTGATGATGAAGAAGATGAGGAAAgtgatgaggaagaggaagaagaggaagaggaggaggaggaggaagaagaagaggaggccACAGATTCTGAAGAAGAGGAGGATCTTGAACAGATGCAGGAAGGTCAGGGGGacgatgaagaggaggaggaggaggaggaggaagcag gtCAGAATGGAGACAAGAGCCCTATGTCCCCACCACAGATGTCCACTGAAAAGAATCTGGAACCTAGCAGAGGGATCAGCAGGTCTGCAGGGGAGCAGCAAAACAAAGGACTCATAGTGTCACCATCTTCACTGTCAGAAGAACCCTTGGCCCCCTCCAGCATAGATGCTGAAAGCAATGGAGAACCCCTTGAGGAGTTACCCCTGGAGGAAGAGAGTCCTGTGTCTCAGCTCTTTGAGCTAGAGATTGAAGCCTTGCCCGTGGATACCACCCCTTCCCCTGAGGAGAGGGACatttcctcttccaggaagcaaTCAGAGGATCCCCTCACCACTGTCCTGGAGAATGGAGCAGCCATGGTCACCTCCACTTCCTTCAATGGAGGTGTGTCTCCTCATACCTGGGGAGATTCCTGTCCCCCCTGCAAGAAGTCtcgaaaggagaagcagattggAGCAGGGCCATTAGGAAACAG CTATGTGGAAAGGCAAAGGGCAGTGCATGAgaagaatgggaagaagataCCTACCCTGTCTAGCCCACCTTCTCCCCTGACTTCCATGGCCCCAGTTGCTGATTCCTCCACAAGGGTGGACTCTCCTAGCCATGGCCTGGTGACCAGCTCACTCTGTAGCCCATCTCCAGCCCGGTTGTCCCAAACGCCCTATTCACTACCCTCCCGGCCTGGTACTTACAAG ATGAGTGTGGCCACACAGTGCGATCCTGAGGAGATCATCGTGCTCTCAGACTCTGATTag
- the DAXX gene encoding death domain-associated protein 6 isoform X1 gives MATANSIIVLDDDDEDEAAAQPGPSHPPPNPASPGAEAPGSSQPHGAGGSSSSGGKKCYKLENEKLFEEFLELCKTQTADHPEVVPFLYSRQQRAHSLFLASAEFCNILSRVLSRAQSRPAKLYVYINELCTVLKAHSAKKKLNLAPAATTSSEPSGNNPPTDPSSDPTHAETTASEAPRTRGSRRQIQRLEQLLALYVAEIRRLQEKELDLSELDDPDSTYLQEARLKRKLIRLFGRLCELKDCSSLTGRVIEQRIPYRGTRYPEVNRRIERLINKPGPDTFPDYGDVLRAVEKAAARHSLGLPRQQLQLMAQDAFRDVGIRLQERRHLDLIYNFGCHLTDDYRPGIDPALSDPALARRLRENRSLAMSRLDEVISKYAMMQDKSEEGERQKRRARLPQATSSHTADPPKASLDSGEGPSGMASQECPTTSKPESDDEEDEESDEEEEEEEEEEEEEEEEEATDSEEEEDLEQMQEGQGDDEEEEEEEEEAGQNGDKSPMSPPQMSTEKNLEPSRGISRSAGEQQNKGLIVSPSSLSEEPLAPSSIDAESNGEPLEELPLEEESPVSQLFELEIEALPVDTTPSPEERDISSSRKQSEDPLTTVLENGAAMVTSTSFNGGVSPHTWGDSCPPCKKSRKEKQIGAGPLGNSYVERQRAVHEKNGKKIPTLSSPPSPLTSMAPVADSSTRVDSPSHGLVTSSLCSPSPARLSQTPYSLPSRPGTYKMSVATQCDPEEIIVLSDSD, from the exons ATGGCCACCGCTAACAGCATCATCGTGCTGGATGATGATGACGAAGATGAAGCAGCTGCTCAGCCAgggccctcccacccaccccccaatccGGCCTCACCCGGGGCAGAAGCCCCTGGCTCCTCCCAGCCCCATGGGGCTGGAGGAAGCAGTAGTTCTGGCGGCAAGAAATGCTACAAGTTGGAGAATGAGAAGCTGTTTGAAGAG TTCCTTGAACTGTGTAAGACGCAGACAGCAGACCACCCTGAGGTGGTCCCATTCCTCTATAGCCGGCAGCAGCGTGCCCACTCTCTGTTTTTGGCCTCGGCGGAGTTCTGCAACATCCTCTCTCGGGTCCTCTCTCGGGCCCAGAGTCGGCCAGCTAAGCTCTATGTCTACATTAATGAGCTCTGCACTGTTCTCAAGGCCCATTCAGCCAAGAAGAAGCTGAACCTGGCCCCTGCTGCCACCACCTCTAGTGAACCCTCTGGGAATAACCCTCCCACAGACCCCTCCTCGGACCCCACACATGCCGAGACCACTGCCTCTGAGGCCCCAAGGACCCGTGGTTCCCGGCGGCAGATCCAGCGCTTGGAGCAGCTGCTAGCGCTCTATGTGGCAGAGATCCGGCGGCTGCAGGAAAAGGAGTTGGATCTCTCAGAATTGGACGACCCCGACTCCACGTACCTGCAGGAAGCGAGGTTGAAGCGTAAGCTGATCCGCCTCTTCGGACGGCTGTGTGAGCTCAAAGACTGCTCTTCCCTGACCGGCCGTGTCATAGAGCAGCGCATCCCCTACCGCGGCACCCGCTACCCAGAGGTCAACAGGCGCATTGAGAGGCTCATCAACAAGCCGGGGCCAGATACCTTCCCTGACTATGGAGATGTGCTGCGGGCCGTGGAGAAGGCAGCTGCTCGGCACAGCCTTGGTCTCCCCCGACAGCAGCTCCAGCTCATGGCTCAGGATGCCTTCAGAGATGTGGGCATCAGGTTACAGGAGCGACGCCACCTTGATCTCATCTATAACTTTGGCTGTCACCTCACAGATGACTATAGGCCAG GCATTGACCCGGCACTGTCGGATCCTGCCTTAGCCCGGCGCCTGCGAGAAAACCGGAGCTTGGCTATGAGCCGGCTGGATGAGGTCATCTCCAAATATGCAATGATGCAAGACAAGAGTGAGGAGggtgagagacagaagagaagagcTCGGCTTCCTCAAGCTACCTCTTCCCACACTGCAGACCCCCCCAAAGCCTCCCTGGATTCTGGTGAG GGCCCTAGTGGAATGGCATCCCAGGAGTGCCCTACCACCTCCAAGCCTGAGAGTGATGATGAAGAAGATGAGGAAAgtgatgaggaagaggaagaagaggaagaggaggaggaggaggaagaagaagaggaggccACAGATTCTGAAGAAGAGGAGGATCTTGAACAGATGCAGGAAGGTCAGGGGGacgatgaagaggaggaggaggaggaggaggaagcag gtCAGAATGGAGACAAGAGCCCTATGTCCCCACCACAGATGTCCACTGAAAAGAATCTGGAACCTAGCAGAGGGATCAGCAGGTCTGCAGGGGAGCAGCAAAACAAAGGACTCATAGTGTCACCATCTTCACTGTCAGAAGAACCCTTGGCCCCCTCCAGCATAGATGCTGAAAGCAATGGAGAACCCCTTGAGGAGTTACCCCTGGAGGAAGAGAGTCCTGTGTCTCAGCTCTTTGAGCTAGAGATTGAAGCCTTGCCCGTGGATACCACCCCTTCCCCTGAGGAGAGGGACatttcctcttccaggaagcaaTCAGAGGATCCCCTCACCACTGTCCTGGAGAATGGAGCAGCCATGGTCACCTCCACTTCCTTCAATGGAGGTGTGTCTCCTCATACCTGGGGAGATTCCTGTCCCCCCTGCAAGAAGTCtcgaaaggagaagcagattggAGCAGGGCCATTAGGAAACAG CTATGTGGAAAGGCAAAGGGCAGTGCATGAgaagaatgggaagaagataCCTACCCTGTCTAGCCCACCTTCTCCCCTGACTTCCATGGCCCCAGTTGCTGATTCCTCCACAAGGGTGGACTCTCCTAGCCATGGCCTGGTGACCAGCTCACTCTGTAGCCCATCTCCAGCCCGGTTGTCCCAAACGCCCTATTCACTACCCTCCCGGCCTGGTACTTACAAG ATGAGTGTGGCCACACAGTGCGATCCTGAGGAGATCATCGTGCTCTCAGACTCTGATTag
- the ZBTB22 gene encoding zinc finger and BTB domain-containing protein 22 — translation MEPSPLSPSGAALPLPLSLAPPPLPLPAAAVVHVSFPEVTSALLESLNQQRLQGQLCDVSIRVQGREFRAHRAVLAASSPYFHDQVLLKGMTSISLPSVMDPGAFETVLASAYTGRLSMAAADIVNFLTVGSVLQMWHIVDKCTELLREGRASATSTTATTAAATSATVPGAGLPSGSGATVGPATMGSVRSHASSRASENQSPSSSNYFSPRESTDFSSSSQEAFAASAVGSGERRGGGPVFPAPVVGSGGATSGKLLLEADELCDDGGDGRGAVVPGAGLRRPTYAPPSIMPQKHWVYVKRGGNSPAPAPLVPQDPDLEEDEEEEDLVLTCEDDEDEELGGGPRVPEAGGPEATLSISDVRTLTEPPDKGEEQVNFCESSNDFGSYEGGGPGAGLDDSVGPTPSSYAPSHPPRPLLPLDMQGNQILVFPSSSSSSSSSQAPGQPPGNQAEHGAVTLGGTSTGALGMPSGAGGTPGGTGSGDGNKIFLCHCGKAFSHKSMRDRHVNMHLNLRPFDCPVCNKKFKMKHHLTEHMKTHTGLKPYECGVCAKKFMWRDSFMRHRGHCERRHRLGGGGSGPGPGGPVGPALPPKREAPGGGGGSGDEASGATPQSSRRVWSPPSVHKVEMGFGGGGGTN, via the coding sequence ATGGAaccatctcctctctctcccagtgGGGCAGCACTGCCCCTGCCTCTGTCACTGgccccaccccccctgcccctgcctgcagcTGCGGTGGTACACGTGTCCTTCCCTGAGGTGACCAGTGCCCTCCTGGAGTCCCTCAATCAGCAGCGGCTACAGGGTCAGCTCTGCGATGTGTCCATCCGAGTGCAGGGCCGGGAGTTCAGGGCTCATCGTGCTGTCCTGGCTGCCTCCTCCCCTTACTTCCACGACCAGGTTTTACTCAAGGGCATGACCTCCATCTCGCTGCCCAGCGTCATGGACCCAGGCGCCTTCGAGACTGTCCTGGCTTCGGCTTACACTGGCCGCCTCAGCATGGCTGCTGCTGACATTGTCAACTTCCTCACAGTGGGGTCGGTGCTCCAAATGTGGCACATCGTGGATAAGTGCACCGAACTCCTCCGTGAAGGCCGGGCCTCGGCAACCAGCACCACCGCCACCACTGCCGCAGCCACCTCTGCCACTGTCCCTGGGGCTGGGCTCCCATCAGGAAGTGGGGCCACTGTAGGCCCTGCCACCATGGGCTCTGTGCGCTCTCATGCCTCCAGCCGGGCCAGTGAGAATCAGTCCCCCAGCAGCAGCAACTACTTCAGCCCCCGGGAGTCCActgatttctcctcttcctctcaagAGGCATTTGCAGCTTCTGCAGTGGGCAGCGGGGAGCGCCGAGGAGGTGGCCCTGTATTCCCAGCCCCTGTGGTTGGCAGCGGGGGAGCCACCTCGGGGAAGCTGCTGCTGGAGGCAGACGAGCTTTGCGACGATGGTGGCGATGGGAGGGGTGCTGTGGTTCCTGGGGCTGGGCTCCGGCGGCCTACCTACGCACCACCCAGCATCATGCCGCAGAAGCACTGGGTATACGTGAAGCGGGGTGGAAACAGCCCAGCACCAGCACCCCTGGTTCCCCAAGACCCAGATCTggaagaggatgaggaggaggaagacctgGTGTTGACCTGTGAGGATGATGAAGATGAAGAGCTGGGGGGTGGCCCCAGGGTTCCCGAGGCTGGAGGACCTGAGGCTACCCTTAGCATAAGTGATGTCCGGACCCTAACTGAACCTCCGGACAAGGGAGAGGAGCAGGTCAATTTCTGTGAGTCTTCCAATGACTTTGGCTCCTATGAAGGTGGGGGTCCTGGGGCTGGGCTTGATGATTCAGTGGGGCCAACCCCTTCCTCTTacgccccctcccaccctccgaGGCCCCTGCTTCCCCTGGACATGCAGGGCAATCAGATCCTAGTCTTCCCATCgtcttcatcttcctcctcctcctcacaggCTCCAGGACAGCCACCTGGGAACCAAGCTGAACATGGGGCGGTGACCCTGGGGGGCACCTCGACCGGGGCCCTGGGCATGCCGAGTGGTGCCGGGGGGACCCCTGGAGggacaggcagtggggatgggaaTAAGATCTTTTTGTGCCACTGTGGGAAGGCCTTTTCCCACAAGAGCATGCGCGATCGGCACGTGAATATGCACCTCAACCTGCGGCCCTTTGACTGCCCCGTTTGCAACAAAAAGTTTAAGATGAAGCACCACCTGACCGAGCACATGAAGACGCACACGGGCCTCAAACCCTACGAGTGTGGCGTCTGCGCTAAGAAGTTCATGTGGCGAGACAGCTTCATGCGCCACCGGGGACACTGTGAGCGCAGGCACCGCCTGGGCGGGGGCGGGAGTGGGCCTGGACCTGGGGGCCCGGTAGGGCCAGCCCTGCCACCCAAGAGAGAGGCCcccggtgggggcgggggcagtggCGATGAGGCGAGTGGGGCCACGCCCCAGTCCAGCCGAAGGGTCTGGTCCCCACCCAGTGTGCACAAGGTGGAGATGGGCTTTGGTGGAGGTGGAGGAACAAACTGA
- the LOC122910811 gene encoding tapasin, translating into MKPLSLLLAVALALVTAVSAGPAVIECWMVEDAGGGRLTKKPAALLLRQGPGTPPPRPDLEPELYLKVHDPAGALQAAFRRYPSDAPAPHCELSHYVPFPASANWARGLTPEQSCPRSLDGTWLMVSISSSIFRLSSLLRVQSGPQPEPALITLATAVLTVLTHSPVPRIQLGQDALLDLNFAYMPPTSEAATSLAPGPPPFGLEWRHQHLGKGHLLLAATPGLCEQMPTPQEGAVAFAAWDDDEPWGPWTGNGTLWLPAVRPFQEGAYLATIHLPYLQGQVTLELAVQKPPKVSLMPAPLVWAPPGEAPPELVCHVSHYYPSKGLEVEWELRGGPEGSFQKAEGQRWLSALRHHSDGSVSLSAHLQPIPVTAKHHGARYACRVHHPTLPALGRSAEVTLEVAGLSGPSLEDGVGLFLSAFLLLGLIKALGWAVAYKSTLKDSEEKKVQ; encoded by the exons ATGAAGCCCCTGTCTCTGCTCCTCGCCGTGGCTTTGG ccttGGTGACCGCCGTCTCGGCGGGACCCGCGGTGATAGAGTGCTGGATGGTGGAGGACGCGGGCGGTGGCCGCCTGACCAAGAAACCTGCCGCGCTCCTGCTGCGCCAGGGCCCGGGGACACCACCTCCCCGGCCGGACCTCGAACCCGAGCTCTACCTCAAAGTGCATG ATCCCGCGGGAGCGCTCCAAGCTGCGTTCAGGAGGTACCCCTCGGACGCCCCCGCGCCCCACTGCGAGCTGAGCCACTACGTCCCGTTCCCCGCCTCGGCGAACTGGGCCAGGGGCCTGACCCCGGAGCAGAGCTGCCCGCGGTCCCTGGACGGGACTTGGCTCATGGTCAGCATATCCAGTTCGATCTTCCGCCTCTCCAGCCTCCTGAGAGTACAGTCCGGGCCTCAGCCCGAGCCTGCACTCATCACCTTGGCAACAG CTGTGCTGACTGTCCTCACCCATAGCCCCGTTCCTCGGATCCAGCTGGGACAAGATGCTCTGCTGGACTTGAACTTTGCCTACATGCCCCCCACCTCTGAGGCTGCTACATCTCTGGCCCCAGGTCCCCCTCCCTTCGGGCTGGAGTGGCGACACCAGCACCTGGGAAAGGGGCACCTGCTCCTGGCTGCAACTCCAGGGCTGTGTGAGCAGATGCCAACTCCCCAAGAGGGGGCCGTGGCATTTGCCGCCTGGGATGATGATGAGCCATGGGGTCCGTGGACTGGAAATGGGACCCTCTGGCTGCCTGCAGTACGGCCCTTCCAGGAGGGTGCCTATCTCGCCACTATACACCTGCCGTACCTGCAAGGGCAGGTCACCCTGGAGCTTGCTGTACAGA AGCCCCCCAAAGTCTCCCTGATGCCGGCACCTCTTGTATGGGCTCCCCCCGGGGAGGCACCCCCTGAGTTGGTCTGCCACGTGTCCCACTACTATCCTTCCAAGGGCCTGGAAGTGGAGTGGGAGCTCCGGGGCGGCCCAGAGGGCAGCTTTCAGAAGGCCGAGGGGCAGAGGTGGCTCTCTGCCCTGCGCCACCACTCAGATGGCTCTGTCAGCCTCTCCGCGCACCTGCAGCCCATCCCGGTCACGGCCAAACACCATGGGGCACGCTACGCCTGTCGTGTCCACCACCCAACTCTGCCCGCCTTGGGGCGCAGTGCTGAGGTCACCCTGGAGGTGGCAG GTCTTTCTGGGCCCTCACTAGAGGATGGTGTGGGCCTCTTCCTGTCTGCCTTTCTCCTCCTTGGGCTCATCAAAGCACTGGGCTGGGCTG TTGCCTACAAGTCCACTTTGAAGGATTCAGAGGAGAAG aAAGTACAGTGA